A genome region from Christensenella minuta includes the following:
- a CDS encoding zinc-dependent alcohol dehydrogenase family protein — translation MEIREMPCVEPKEDEVLIRVRFCGVCGTDVHIYEGDKGSAEVDGETILGHELSGEVVRTGKSVTRIRTGDRVAADPNDYCGTCYYCTNGMKHLCNRMVGLGTAADGGFAQYLTVPERLVYKIPDSVSYEQAAMIEPISCCLHGIDLTDIRPGNTVMVVGAGNIGMIMIQLAKSAGAARVIAVDPVEVRLARAKEYGAEIVINPTKDDTEEVLGKNNVECVDRVIDCAGRVSTAEYAVRYAGKGAVVMLFGLTGPDDVAGIKPFELFKKELTVKASFVNPDTFARSIFLLEKGIVDVDKIITDIVPLEDIGMVFDTKLYSKNGKVLINCE, via the coding sequence TTGGAAATCAGGGAAATGCCCTGTGTCGAGCCAAAAGAGGATGAAGTGCTGATCCGGGTGCGGTTTTGCGGCGTATGCGGTACGGACGTTCATATTTACGAAGGAGACAAAGGCTCCGCAGAGGTAGATGGGGAAACCATACTCGGGCACGAGCTTTCGGGCGAGGTTGTGAGGACGGGTAAAAGCGTCACACGCATCCGCACTGGCGACAGGGTGGCGGCCGACCCGAACGACTATTGCGGGACCTGCTATTACTGCACCAATGGCATGAAGCATTTATGTAATCGTATGGTGGGCCTCGGGACAGCCGCGGACGGCGGTTTCGCACAGTATCTGACAGTTCCTGAACGCTTGGTCTATAAAATACCGGATTCGGTGTCCTACGAACAGGCGGCGATGATTGAGCCGATCTCCTGCTGTCTGCACGGAATCGACCTCACGGACATCCGTCCCGGAAATACGGTGATGGTCGTAGGCGCCGGGAATATCGGAATGATTATGATACAGCTTGCGAAAAGCGCAGGCGCGGCGAGGGTCATTGCGGTCGACCCGGTAGAGGTACGGCTTGCACGGGCGAAAGAATATGGCGCTGAAATTGTAATCAATCCCACTAAGGACGATACGGAGGAGGTCCTCGGAAAGAACAATGTGGAATGCGTCGACCGGGTGATCGATTGCGCCGGGCGCGTCAGCACGGCTGAATACGCAGTCAGGTATGCGGGAAAGGGCGCCGTGGTAATGCTGTTCGGCCTTACAGGGCCGGACGATGTGGCGGGAATAAAACCGTTTGAGCTGTTCAAAAAAGAGCTTACGGTGAAGGCCTCCTTTGTTAATCCGGATACGTTTGCACGGTCGATTTTTTTACTCGAAAAGGGCATTGTGGATGTAGACAAAATCATTACAGACATCGTGCCGCTCGAAGATATCGGGATGGTGTTTGATACCAAACTTTACAGTAAAAACGGCAAAGTATTAATCAACTGTGAATAA
- a CDS encoding glycerol dehydrogenase, whose protein sequence is MGRVESTTRGWCSAGRYIQGPGEFDNIFCYTGKFGHRVLAVVDQFFYVEMSRKLKELAGRGGSSVETLIFDSEVTEELIGEYAEKARRLEPDVIVAVGGGKTIDVAKGVAYKTKKPVIIVPTIASTDAPASALSVIYEANGKHKGEWFYDVSPAVLIVDSKIIVDAPVRFLVSGMGDALATLFEAEANWNSDSPNLVYHNEGGFRATCAGKAIARECLAVIMEYGISAKIAVENHVVNEALENVIEANVLLSGIGFENNATAGAHSVADGLTALPEGAKTMHGEKVAFGTLCQLVMENRDPEMIDGIYRFCASVGLPITLKDLAVEANRQNITAIAENSMHSCWQNEPFKVTEEMVETAIIMADALGKRFYEKGSIC, encoded by the coding sequence ATGGGAAGAGTAGAAAGTACGACAAGAGGTTGGTGCTCGGCGGGAAGATATATCCAGGGACCGGGAGAGTTTGATAATATTTTTTGCTATACGGGGAAATTCGGCCACCGTGTTTTGGCGGTTGTGGACCAGTTTTTTTATGTGGAAATGTCCAGGAAACTGAAAGAACTGGCAGGCAGGGGCGGCAGCAGTGTGGAAACGCTGATTTTTGACAGTGAAGTAACGGAGGAATTGATCGGGGAGTATGCGGAAAAGGCCCGAAGGTTGGAGCCGGATGTAATCGTGGCGGTCGGCGGAGGAAAAACGATCGACGTTGCCAAAGGAGTGGCATATAAAACGAAAAAACCCGTTATTATCGTTCCTACGATCGCTTCGACGGATGCCCCGGCAAGCGCGCTCTCGGTTATTTACGAGGCAAACGGGAAACATAAAGGGGAATGGTTTTATGATGTCAGCCCGGCGGTCCTGATCGTAGACAGCAAAATCATTGTGGATGCGCCGGTGAGGTTCCTGGTCTCCGGGATGGGGGATGCGCTAGCAACCCTGTTTGAGGCGGAAGCAAATTGGAATTCCGACAGTCCGAATCTTGTCTATCATAATGAAGGCGGTTTCCGAGCTACCTGCGCAGGCAAAGCGATCGCCCGGGAATGCCTTGCGGTCATCATGGAATATGGAATAAGCGCGAAAATCGCAGTGGAAAACCACGTGGTGAATGAGGCGCTGGAAAATGTGATCGAGGCAAATGTACTGCTGAGCGGAATCGGATTTGAAAACAACGCGACAGCGGGCGCGCATTCCGTTGCGGACGGACTTACTGCACTGCCGGAAGGCGCAAAGACGATGCATGGGGAAAAGGTAGCGTTCGGCACTCTGTGCCAGCTTGTTATGGAAAACCGCGATCCAGAGATGATTGATGGGATTTATCGCTTTTGTGCATCGGTGGGCCTGCCCATAACCTTAAAAGATCTGGCCGTGGAAGCAAATAGGCAGAACATAACAGCGATTGCGGAAAATTCTATGCATTCCTGCTGGCAGAACGAGCCGTTCAAGGTGACAGAAGAGATGGTAGAAACCGCGATTATTATGGCCGATGCACTGGGAAAACGCTTCTATGAAAAAGGGAGCATTTGCTGA
- the deoC gene encoding deoxyribose-phosphate aldolase, whose amino-acid sequence MELNPRAIAAYIDHTVLKPQASLAEVKKICEEAKEFRFASVCVNPCYIRYAAEQLEGSGVTPCCVIGFPLGACTPEAKAFEAADAVKNGAREVDMVINVGAIKSDDWNLVERDIAGVVDAVRGKAIVKVILETCLLTDEEKKRACDASKTAGAHFVKTSTGFSTGGATEEDVRLMREAVGPDIGVKASGGIKTYGDAVRMIRAGANRLGTSSGAAIAKGK is encoded by the coding sequence ATGGAACTGAACCCGCGGGCAATTGCAGCATATATCGATCACACGGTTTTAAAACCGCAGGCTTCGCTTGCGGAAGTGAAAAAGATATGCGAGGAGGCGAAAGAATTCCGTTTTGCAAGCGTATGCGTAAATCCGTGCTATATCCGCTATGCGGCGGAGCAACTGGAAGGAAGCGGCGTCACGCCCTGCTGCGTGATCGGTTTTCCTCTGGGGGCGTGCACGCCTGAGGCCAAGGCGTTTGAGGCGGCCGATGCCGTAAAAAACGGCGCTAGGGAAGTGGATATGGTGATTAACGTAGGAGCAATCAAATCGGACGACTGGAATCTGGTGGAGCGCGATATAGCCGGAGTTGTCGACGCCGTGCGAGGAAAAGCAATCGTAAAGGTCATTTTGGAGACATGCCTGCTGACGGATGAGGAAAAGAAGCGTGCGTGCGATGCGAGCAAAACGGCGGGTGCGCATTTTGTAAAAACGTCCACCGGGTTTTCAACGGGAGGAGCGACGGAGGAAGACGTTCGCCTGATGAGGGAGGCCGTAGGCCCGGACATAGGGGTAAAGGCTTCCGGAGGCATAAAGACTTACGGGGATGCGGTCCGTATGATCCGTGCCGGCGCAAATAGGCTGGGCACGAGCTCGGGCGCGGCGATCGCCAAAGGGAAATAA
- a CDS encoding DUF6530 family protein — MKIPTNLKHKPVIVAKDYSRIDGKYAYATDVQGLSAGLAQWNDRGKVDISAKIWRYTGQKWSRQSEELPLHRVLDLAIFVCDTLKYFRDAYRYPKLYNPEKPQFDRVGIQGDAMTMEVCTDNEKIDEDILLFSQALSDDSELLGERLSVLSRLLKDMGY; from the coding sequence ATGAAAATACCGACGAATTTGAAACATAAACCTGTCATCGTGGCAAAAGATTATTCTAGGATCGATGGCAAATACGCCTACGCGACGGACGTGCAAGGGCTTTCCGCCGGGCTTGCCCAATGGAACGACCGCGGGAAGGTGGATATTTCAGCCAAAATTTGGCGGTATACCGGACAGAAATGGTCCCGCCAGTCGGAAGAGCTCCCTCTCCACCGTGTGCTGGACCTTGCGATCTTCGTATGCGATACCCTGAAATACTTCCGGGACGCCTACCGCTACCCAAAGCTTTACAATCCCGAAAAACCGCAGTTCGACCGCGTGGGTATCCAGGGCGATGCGATGACTATGGAAGTCTGCACAGACAACGAGAAGATCGATGAGGATATCCTGCTCTTCTCGCAGGCGCTTTCGGACGACAGCGAGCTTCTAGGCGAACGCCTCTCCGTACTGTCCCGTCTCCTGAAAGATATGGGCTACTGA
- a CDS encoding transketolase: MENRKMNETKRQEMKAFSRQIRIELLKMLKWRRYGHLGGAMSIVELLSALYKDQLKHDSGDPKNDGRDYLVLSKGHSAASLYCALMLEGYFERDMLYTMNEGGTSLPSHPDRLKTPGIDVTTGSLGQGTSIAAGIGMALKMQGRRQQYVYLVAGDGELNEGQCWEAFQFIAHYRLDNVIVIIDENKKQLDGYTEEIIAPQDIVKKMQAFGFTADRVCGNDEEKISLAISACKKRKGQASCIVLDTVKGQGVDFFAKMQDNHSVKFNETVDSEADKAISELERQLAEGR, from the coding sequence ATGGAAAACAGAAAGATGAATGAAACAAAGCGACAGGAGATGAAGGCATTTTCCAGGCAGATCCGTATAGAGCTTCTGAAAATGCTGAAATGGAGGAGATACGGGCACCTGGGCGGCGCGATGTCCATCGTGGAGCTGCTCTCGGCACTGTATAAGGACCAGCTGAAGCATGACAGCGGAGACCCGAAGAACGATGGCCGCGACTATTTGGTGCTGTCCAAGGGACATTCGGCGGCATCGCTTTATTGCGCGCTGATGTTGGAGGGATATTTTGAGCGGGACATGCTGTATACGATGAATGAAGGCGGGACAAGCCTGCCTTCCCATCCGGATCGGCTGAAAACGCCGGGGATCGATGTGACGACGGGTTCGCTCGGACAGGGGACCTCTATCGCCGCCGGGATCGGTATGGCGCTAAAAATGCAGGGAAGGCGACAGCAATATGTTTACCTGGTAGCGGGCGACGGCGAGCTAAATGAAGGGCAATGCTGGGAAGCGTTCCAGTTTATAGCGCACTATCGGCTGGATAACGTGATCGTGATTATCGATGAAAATAAAAAACAACTGGACGGATATACCGAAGAAATTATTGCTCCGCAGGATATTGTGAAGAAGATGCAGGCGTTTGGCTTTACGGCCGATCGTGTTTGCGGAAACGACGAAGAGAAAATATCGCTGGCGATCAGCGCATGCAAAAAACGCAAGGGGCAGGCGTCCTGTATTGTACTGGATACGGTGAAAGGACAGGGCGTGGACTTTTTTGCAAAAATGCAGGATAACCATTCCGTGAAATTTAACGAGACGGTGGATAGCGAGGCGGACAAAGCAATTTCAGAGCTGGAACGGCAGCTTGCGGAAGGGAGATAA
- a CDS encoding transketolase family protein: protein MWKMISGQSPAEGEMGAAFANALVKIMNTNRRIVAMDADLADASRFSIIKKKVPGQFIEMGIAEANMIGVAAGMSIRGFIPFVHSFAPFVTRRVMDQVFMAGAYSHNTVNIYGSDPGVCAAANGGTHSSYEDVALFRSIPEAMIFDPADTVQLEWLVDRLAEMKGVHYIRANRKGVPQIYETGSTFEIGKGNILVNGTEAVIFTAGILLRDALDAAKMLGEKGISVAVVDLFTIKPLDVPLVRNCVEGKKLAVTFENHSIYGGLGSAVAEVMAECAQAVPLRRIGVQDRFGQVGPVEYLKETFGLTAKHLEREIEQALRQR, encoded by the coding sequence ATGTGGAAAATGATATCGGGCCAGTCCCCGGCGGAAGGAGAAATGGGCGCGGCCTTTGCAAATGCGCTGGTAAAAATAATGAATACGAACCGCCGCATAGTGGCGATGGACGCGGACCTTGCGGATGCTTCCAGGTTTTCGATCATCAAAAAGAAAGTGCCGGGACAATTCATTGAGATGGGAATCGCGGAGGCCAATATGATCGGGGTCGCGGCGGGCATGTCGATACGAGGCTTTATTCCCTTTGTACATTCCTTCGCGCCCTTTGTGACAAGGCGCGTCATGGATCAGGTGTTTATGGCGGGAGCGTATTCCCACAACACGGTCAATATTTATGGATCCGACCCGGGTGTGTGCGCAGCGGCGAACGGGGGCACGCATTCCTCCTACGAAGACGTAGCACTTTTTCGCTCGATCCCTGAGGCGATGATCTTTGATCCGGCCGATACCGTACAGCTTGAGTGGCTGGTGGACCGGTTGGCGGAAATGAAAGGAGTTCATTACATCAGGGCGAACCGTAAGGGAGTACCGCAGATTTATGAGACGGGCTCTACCTTTGAGATTGGAAAAGGCAATATACTCGTCAATGGCACGGAAGCGGTTATTTTCACAGCCGGGATTTTATTGCGGGATGCGCTCGACGCGGCAAAGATGCTTGGAGAGAAAGGAATTTCTGTGGCTGTAGTTGACCTATTTACAATAAAGCCTCTGGACGTTCCGCTGGTACGGAACTGCGTCGAGGGCAAAAAACTGGCCGTGACTTTTGAAAACCACAGTATTTACGGCGGACTCGGAAGCGCTGTAGCCGAGGTGATGGCGGAATGCGCACAAGCGGTCCCGCTAAGGCGCATCGGTGTACAGGATCGCTTTGGGCAGGTTGGCCCGGTGGAATACTTGAAGGAAACATTCGGCCTGACGGCAAAACATTTGGAACGGGAAATAGAACAGGCGCTCCGGCAGAGGTGA
- a CDS encoding glycine betaine ABC transporter substrate-binding protein has protein sequence MKKKKWTALLMAAVLCGTFLLGGCSGKASDTVRIATKPMAEQFILSEMLAALIEKDTDLNVEITKGIAGGTGNIHPAMVKGDFDLYPEYTGTAWSDILKHTEQSSPDEMYKKLQEEYKDQFKMEWVGLYGFNNTYTLAVKKEFAEENNVVTFSDLAALTPNLKFGAEYDFYEREDGYDPLCETYGYHFKDTSDLDIGLKYQAIGADEVDVINAFTTDGLLGAYELKTLEDDKDFFPSYYCGTIVRGEVLEAHPELRGVLMKMDGILTDEEMSQLNYRVENDNEDEKTVAVDFLTQKGLL, from the coding sequence ATGAAAAAGAAGAAATGGACGGCGCTGCTGATGGCGGCGGTTTTGTGCGGAACGTTTTTACTGGGGGGGTGCTCGGGAAAGGCCAGCGATACGGTACGGATCGCAACCAAGCCGATGGCGGAGCAGTTTATCCTCAGCGAGATGCTCGCGGCGCTGATTGAGAAGGACACGGACCTTAATGTGGAAATCACCAAGGGGATCGCCGGCGGAACGGGTAACATTCACCCGGCTATGGTAAAGGGGGACTTCGATCTTTATCCCGAATATACCGGAACTGCATGGTCGGACATATTGAAGCACACGGAGCAGTCATCGCCGGATGAAATGTACAAAAAGCTGCAAGAGGAATATAAGGATCAGTTCAAGATGGAGTGGGTGGGGCTTTACGGCTTTAACAACACCTATACGCTGGCGGTGAAAAAGGAGTTTGCGGAGGAAAACAACGTCGTGACCTTTTCAGACCTCGCCGCCCTTACCCCAAACCTGAAATTCGGGGCCGAATATGATTTTTACGAACGTGAAGACGGTTACGATCCGCTTTGCGAAACGTATGGATATCATTTCAAGGACACTTCGGATCTTGATATCGGCCTTAAATACCAGGCGATCGGCGCGGACGAGGTGGACGTGATAAACGCCTTTACGACCGATGGACTGCTTGGCGCATACGAACTGAAAACATTGGAGGACGACAAGGATTTCTTTCCCTCCTATTATTGCGGGACGATTGTACGCGGAGAGGTGCTCGAAGCCCATCCGGAGCTGCGCGGCGTGCTGATGAAGATGGACGGCATCCTGACGGACGAGGAAATGTCGCAGCTCAATTACCGCGTGGAAAACGACAATGAGGATGAAAAGACGGTGGCGGTCGATTTTCTGACGCAAAAGGGATTATTATGA
- a CDS encoding ABC transporter permease, translating into MIAEVFNLYATRWDFFAQLILQHLQLSFIAIGLAALIGIFFGIVISEHGKLAFPVLGVTNLIYTIPSIAMLGFLVPATGIGDTTAVIALTVYGLLPMVRNTHTGIKGISPAIIEAGKGMGSTESQLLFKIKLPLAMPVILAGARNMIVMTIALCGIASFVGAGGLGVAIYRGITTNNMAMTVAGSLLIAALALIADSVAGIFERKIYRKINGKGSKK; encoded by the coding sequence ATGATCGCAGAAGTCTTTAACTTATATGCAACGCGATGGGATTTTTTTGCACAACTTATCCTGCAGCATCTCCAGCTTTCATTTATTGCGATCGGTTTGGCGGCACTGATCGGTATTTTTTTTGGGATCGTAATTTCGGAGCATGGCAAGCTTGCGTTTCCGGTGCTTGGGGTAACGAACCTTATCTATACGATCCCGTCGATCGCGATGCTCGGTTTCCTCGTCCCGGCCACGGGAATCGGAGACACGACAGCCGTGATTGCCCTTACGGTATATGGTCTTTTGCCGATGGTGCGCAATACACACACCGGCATCAAAGGAATTTCTCCGGCTATTATCGAAGCCGGGAAGGGGATGGGGTCCACAGAGTCCCAGCTGCTGTTTAAAATCAAGCTGCCGCTGGCAATGCCCGTTATTCTTGCAGGGGCGCGCAATATGATCGTCATGACGATTGCGCTGTGCGGTATTGCATCCTTTGTAGGCGCGGGCGGACTCGGCGTTGCGATCTACCGCGGGATTACCACGAACAATATGGCGATGACGGTGGCGGGCAGCCTGCTGATTGCGGCGCTTGCCCTGATTGCGGATTCGGTCGCAGGCATCTTTGAAAGAAAAATTTATCGCAAGATCAATGGGAAAGGGTCGAAAAAATGA
- a CDS encoding ABC transporter permease, producing the protein MKNPNGSSIKKILIENNTYLIFAGLFVVCCFMSPSFFTPMNLTNIMLQQIAPILVAIGMLFVILTGGIDLSVGSIMALGASLCAILITEAGMAWWGLAIIVSVAVCALLGIATGILVAYLKFQGFVASLAMMTIARGIAFMLTNGSPIKMEDGTLNTLVKSESGYPILIIGLVIILAFIFIQHFTSYGRIVIATGSNITAVELAGIRVKKYVSSVYIVSAVLSAFAGILVAARSSTGTATIGDGQELDAIAACVIGGASLAGGSGDVLKAVFGALVLALITNIMNLCAVPAYPQDVIKGLIIVGAVLLQVTTNKKDETV; encoded by the coding sequence ATGAAAAATCCAAATGGAAGCAGTATTAAAAAAATACTGATCGAAAATAATACTTATCTGATCTTTGCGGGACTGTTTGTCGTTTGCTGCTTTATGTCTCCCAGCTTTTTTACGCCAATGAACCTGACGAACATTATGCTGCAGCAGATTGCGCCGATTCTGGTGGCGATCGGCATGCTGTTCGTTATCCTGACCGGCGGGATCGATCTTTCGGTCGGCTCGATTATGGCGCTGGGCGCGTCGCTCTGCGCGATACTGATTACGGAAGCAGGCATGGCGTGGTGGGGGCTGGCGATCATTGTGTCGGTTGCAGTTTGTGCCCTGCTGGGCATTGCAACGGGCATTCTGGTGGCTTATCTTAAGTTCCAGGGGTTTGTGGCGTCCCTTGCCATGATGACCATTGCACGGGGAATCGCGTTTATGCTCACGAACGGTTCGCCGATCAAGATGGAAGACGGGACGCTGAATACCCTGGTAAAAAGTGAAAGCGGCTATCCAATCCTGATTATCGGACTGGTTATCATACTGGCGTTTATTTTCATCCAGCATTTCACCTCCTATGGACGCATCGTAATTGCGACAGGAAGCAATATAACGGCGGTGGAGCTTGCGGGCATCCGCGTGAAAAAATATGTTTCGTCTGTCTACATCGTGTCTGCTGTCCTGTCAGCGTTTGCGGGCATACTTGTGGCGGCGAGGTCTTCAACGGGTACGGCTACCATTGGGGACGGACAGGAGCTGGATGCGATTGCGGCCTGCGTAATTGGCGGAGCAAGCCTTGCGGGAGGCAGCGGCGACGTATTGAAGGCTGTATTTGGCGCGCTTGTGCTGGCGCTCATCACAAACATCATGAACCTGTGTGCAGTCCCGGCTTATCCGCAGGATGTCATCAAGGGACTCATCATTGTGGGCGCCGTATTGCTTCAGGTCACGACAAACAAAAAGGATGAAACGGTCTGA
- the xylB gene encoding xylulokinase has translation MAVILGIDLGTQSAKAILLDSEKGTVAVAGKDYDVMVPAANFAEEDTGQWWEAVKCILAVLKEKAPAEFAAVACIGITGQMHGVVALDKQCEAVMPPIIWVDQRSKKQVEEIYRKVDREDIVSHIHNRIFTGFAFPSLLWIKQERPKLYAKIDKICSPKDYIRLKLTGELACEVTDASATTLFDLPSRNWYYEMTDLFDIDRHIFPECYESIEIAGSVTQSAARETGLKKGIPVIYGSGDQSALIIGNGVYKEGLMVANIGTGATMATCSASDIYDRELRIHTFCNAIEKSYAVFGAILGGGISMHWLRDNVLKAKDYPEMTGLAEETEAGSEGLFFLPYLGGERTPHMNPDAEGMFFGLKLKHDTRHLVRSVMEGVVYAMKDCLTVLEEVGVRTDRIIASGGGAKSALWLQMQADIFEKEISVTSAQEQAALGIGLLAGIGTGIYKDAEEACRTAIKFEDRKYVPNKNNLEIYRGGYQTFRALYRANEGIMNHVAEVWSGRD, from the coding sequence ATGGCGGTGATATTGGGGATCGATCTTGGGACCCAAAGTGCAAAAGCGATTCTTTTGGATTCTGAAAAGGGGACGGTTGCAGTTGCGGGGAAGGATTACGACGTGATGGTGCCTGCGGCAAATTTTGCCGAGGAAGATACAGGCCAGTGGTGGGAAGCGGTAAAATGTATTCTGGCGGTATTGAAGGAAAAAGCCCCGGCGGAATTCGCGGCGGTCGCATGTATAGGGATCACGGGACAGATGCATGGCGTTGTGGCGCTCGATAAACAATGTGAGGCGGTTATGCCGCCAATTATTTGGGTAGACCAGCGGTCTAAAAAGCAGGTGGAAGAAATTTACCGGAAAGTGGACAGGGAAGACATTGTTTCCCATATCCATAACCGTATTTTTACCGGTTTTGCATTTCCGTCCCTGCTGTGGATAAAGCAAGAGCGCCCAAAGCTCTATGCAAAAATAGATAAGATATGCAGCCCCAAGGATTATATTCGGCTGAAGCTTACCGGAGAACTGGCCTGTGAGGTGACGGATGCCTCTGCGACGACCCTGTTTGATCTGCCGTCGCGCAATTGGTATTACGAAATGACAGACCTGTTTGATATAGATAGGCATATCTTTCCGGAATGTTATGAATCCATCGAAATAGCGGGAAGCGTGACGCAGTCTGCCGCCCGTGAAACAGGGCTTAAAAAGGGAATCCCGGTGATCTATGGATCGGGGGACCAAAGCGCGCTGATTATAGGAAACGGTGTTTATAAGGAAGGACTGATGGTCGCCAATATTGGTACGGGCGCCACCATGGCGACCTGTTCGGCAAGCGACATCTATGACCGGGAACTCCGCATCCATACGTTTTGCAATGCCATTGAAAAATCTTATGCCGTATTCGGGGCGATTCTCGGCGGCGGGATCTCAATGCACTGGTTGCGGGACAATGTTTTGAAGGCCAAGGATTATCCCGAAATGACAGGGCTGGCCGAAGAAACGGAAGCGGGAAGCGAGGGACTGTTTTTCCTGCCCTATCTCGGCGGGGAACGTACACCGCATATGAACCCGGATGCGGAAGGAATGTTTTTTGGGCTGAAGCTGAAGCACGATACGCGTCATCTGGTGCGTTCCGTGATGGAAGGCGTTGTGTATGCGATGAAAGATTGCCTTACGGTCCTGGAGGAAGTGGGGGTCAGGACAGACCGGATCATTGCTTCGGGCGGTGGGGCAAAGAGCGCGCTTTGGCTGCAAATGCAGGCGGATATTTTTGAAAAGGAAATCTCCGTGACCAGCGCGCAGGAACAGGCGGCGCTCGGGATTGGGCTTCTGGCGGGGATTGGTACGGGAATCTATAAAGATGCGGAAGAGGCCTGCCGGACAGCGATAAAGTTTGAAGACAGGAAGTATGTGCCGAACAAAAACAATCTTGAAATATATCGCGGTGGATATCAGACTTTCCGTGCTCTATACCGGGCCAATGAAGGGATTATGAACCATGTGGCGGAAGTATGGAGCGGCAGGGACTGA
- a CDS encoding 4Fe-4S dicluster domain-containing protein yields the protein MDYRAFDTSVQEIKYKVLKEVATLAWDGNLDSGLLQIAEKIMPGPKPTMRCCIYKERAIINERVKLAMGGDPDNPNVVEVLNIACDECPVDGIRVSEACRGCIAHRCKNVCPKDAIEIIDLKAHINPDKCIECGRCVSACPYNAITKMVRPCENACKVGAITMTEDKKADIHDEKCISCGACVYQCPFGAISDRSFILEAINLLKESENNTKYKVYAVVAPAISSQFSGIKVEQMVAGIKRLGFFNVVEAALGADMTAYKEAEELYEKKFLTSSCCPAFVRYIKTAFPGLAQHISHNVSPMEEISTYLKKMDPHAKIVFIGPCIAKKMEYKLPEVDGIIDCVITFEELLALLDSRWIDLNEMPEEPLDNASYYGRIFARSGGVSAAVAQALKEHGYDDFTCNPAVCNGIEECKVALLKASRGILQENFIEGMACQDGCIGGAACITHGPKDKKQVDAYGNEAKETTIKESIGILGMIKE from the coding sequence TTGGATTACAGAGCTTTTGATACAAGCGTACAGGAAATCAAATATAAGGTTCTAAAGGAGGTCGCGACGCTCGCCTGGGATGGGAATCTGGACAGCGGGCTTCTACAGATCGCCGAAAAAATCATGCCCGGCCCCAAACCTACCATGCGGTGCTGCATTTATAAGGAACGTGCTATTATCAACGAACGCGTCAAGCTCGCTATGGGCGGCGATCCGGATAATCCAAATGTCGTCGAGGTGCTGAATATCGCATGCGACGAATGCCCTGTCGACGGTATCCGCGTATCGGAAGCCTGCCGCGGGTGTATTGCGCACCGGTGCAAAAACGTATGTCCCAAGGACGCGATCGAGATCATTGACCTCAAGGCACATATCAATCCCGATAAATGCATTGAATGCGGGCGTTGTGTCTCCGCCTGTCCCTATAATGCCATTACAAAAATGGTCCGTCCGTGTGAAAACGCCTGTAAGGTTGGCGCCATCACTATGACGGAGGATAAAAAGGCGGATATCCATGATGAAAAGTGCATCTCGTGCGGCGCATGCGTCTACCAGTGCCCGTTTGGCGCGATTTCTGACCGCTCCTTTATTCTGGAAGCGATCAATCTGCTGAAAGAATCGGAGAACAACACGAAATATAAAGTATACGCGGTGGTCGCTCCCGCCATTTCCAGCCAGTTCAGCGGGATCAAGGTAGAGCAAATGGTCGCCGGAATCAAGCGGCTGGGCTTTTTCAATGTGGTCGAAGCGGCGCTCGGTGCAGACATGACCGCTTATAAAGAAGCCGAGGAACTGTACGAAAAGAAATTCCTTACCAGTTCCTGCTGCCCCGCTTTTGTGCGCTATATCAAAACCGCCTTCCCCGGCCTTGCGCAGCATATTTCACATAACGTCTCGCCGATGGAAGAAATTTCCACTTATTTAAAAAAGATGGATCCGCACGCAAAGATCGTCTTTATCGGACCCTGCATCGCGAAGAAGATGGAATACAAGCTTCCCGAGGTGGACGGCATCATCGACTGCGTCATCACCTTCGAGGAGTTGCTCGCGCTTTTGGACAGCCGCTGGATTGACCTCAATGAGATGCCGGAGGAACCGCTCGATAACGCTTCCTATTATGGCCGTATTTTTGCGCGCAGCGGCGGCGTCTCTGCCGCGGTAGCGCAGGCGCTGAAGGAGCATGGCTACGACGATTTTACCTGCAATCCCGCCGTATGCAACGGCATCGAGGAATGCAAAGTAGCTCTCCTTAAGGCTTCCCGTGGTATCCTGCAGGAAAACTTTATCGAGGGAATGGCATGCCAGGACGGCTGCATCGGCGGTGCGGCCTGCATCACGCACGGTCCGAAGGACAAGAAGCAGGTGGATGCTTACGGAAACGAAGCCAAGGAAACCACGATCAAAGAATCTATTGGTATCTTAGGTATGATTAAGGAATAA